The Streptomyces sp. DH-12 genome has a window encoding:
- a CDS encoding hemolysin family protein, which yields MTEVLLLLLALLLTLACGVFVAAEFSLTTVERAELERAADAGERGAAGALAAVRRLTVQLSGAQLGITVTSLVIGMLAEPSLAALLRDPLRSAGLGGAAPTVATLLGVALSTVVLMVIGELVPKNWAISRPAAVAKVVAGPQRAFTAAFGPFINHLNGTANRFVRRFGLEPAEELASARTAEELGALARHSAAEGALEADSAELFVRTLHLSELTAENVMTPRVDVCALEVHATAADAAVLSHATGLSRFPVYRDSLDEVVGTVHIRDVLALEPERRATTPVTELTTPPLLVPDSLPADRLLERMRAHRAMAVVIDEYGGTAGVATVEDIVEEVVGEVRDEHDPVEVPELAPAPPTADGRAVWEADGGLRLDRLTDLGLPAPDGPYETVAGLIATRLARIPVAGDFVEVDGWGLDVLAVEHHRADRIRVTAPAVLPAAEVMEEAR from the coding sequence GTGACCGAGGTCCTGCTGCTCCTGCTCGCCCTGCTGCTGACGCTGGCCTGCGGAGTGTTCGTCGCGGCCGAGTTCTCCCTCACCACCGTCGAGCGCGCCGAACTCGAGCGCGCAGCCGACGCCGGTGAGCGCGGTGCGGCCGGGGCGCTGGCCGCCGTACGCCGTCTGACGGTCCAGCTGTCCGGCGCCCAGCTCGGCATCACCGTCACCTCCCTGGTGATCGGCATGCTCGCCGAGCCGTCCCTCGCCGCCCTGCTGCGCGACCCGCTGCGGTCGGCCGGCCTCGGCGGCGCCGCCCCGACCGTGGCCACGCTGCTCGGTGTGGCGCTGTCCACGGTCGTGCTGATGGTGATCGGCGAGCTGGTCCCGAAGAACTGGGCCATCTCGCGTCCCGCGGCGGTCGCCAAGGTCGTCGCAGGACCGCAGCGCGCCTTCACGGCCGCCTTCGGCCCGTTCATCAACCACCTCAACGGCACCGCGAACCGCTTCGTGCGCCGCTTCGGCCTGGAACCCGCGGAGGAGCTGGCGTCCGCCCGCACCGCCGAGGAGCTGGGCGCGCTCGCCCGGCACTCCGCCGCCGAGGGCGCCCTGGAAGCGGACTCCGCGGAGCTGTTCGTCCGCACCCTGCACCTGAGCGAGCTGACCGCCGAGAACGTGATGACCCCGCGCGTCGACGTCTGCGCCCTGGAGGTGCACGCCACCGCCGCCGACGCCGCCGTGCTCAGCCACGCCACCGGCCTGTCCCGCTTCCCGGTCTACCGGGACAGCCTCGACGAGGTCGTCGGCACCGTCCACATCCGGGACGTGCTGGCCCTGGAGCCGGAGCGGCGCGCCACCACGCCCGTCACCGAGCTGACCACGCCGCCGCTGCTGGTCCCCGACAGCCTCCCCGCCGACCGTCTGCTGGAGCGCATGCGCGCCCACCGCGCCATGGCCGTCGTCATCGACGAGTACGGCGGCACGGCGGGCGTCGCCACCGTGGAGGACATCGTCGAGGAGGTCGTCGGCGAGGTCCGCGACGAGCACGACCCCGTCGAGGTGCCCGAGCTGGCGCCCGCACCGCCCACGGCCGACGGCCGCGCGGTCTGGGAGGCCGACGGCGGTCTCCGTCTCGACCGGCTCACCGACCTGGGGCTCCCCGCCCCGGACGGCCCGTACGAGACGGTCGCCGGACTGATCGCCACCCGCCTGGCCCGCATCCCCGTCGCGGGCGACTTCGTGGAGGTCGACGGCTGGGGGCTCGACGTGCTGGCGGTCGAGCACCACCGCGCCGACCGCATACGCGTCACCGCCCCGGCCGTCCTGCCGGCCGCCGAGGTCATGGAGGAGGCCCGATGA
- a CDS encoding sporulation protein — protein sequence MVFKRLLGSLGVGGPTVDTVLDPGPARPGGTLTGQVHLKGGNADVDIEHITLELVARVEVEHEEGESEGGVAFDRFTVGGGFRLAEGEQHSVPFSLALPWETPITELHGQPLGIVLGVRTELSVAGAKDKGDIDPLTVGPLPAQEAILEAFGRLGFGFKSADLEYGRIGGTGQQLPFYQEIEITPSPQYAHQVNEIEVTFLAHPGGMEVVLEADKRGGFLSGGHDALTRFTVGHHDSRDWNADVDDWVRQLVEHRASHGAYGHGDPYAGGHGGHYGHGDHHDDHHRSGPGMGTVVAAGAAGLAVGVVGGMVAAEVVDEVGDFFEGDEEDEG from the coding sequence ATGGTGTTCAAACGACTGCTCGGCTCACTCGGCGTCGGCGGCCCCACCGTCGACACGGTCCTCGACCCGGGCCCCGCCCGGCCCGGTGGCACGCTCACCGGCCAGGTCCACCTCAAGGGCGGCAACGCCGACGTCGACATCGAGCACATCACCCTGGAACTCGTCGCCCGCGTCGAGGTCGAGCACGAGGAGGGTGAGAGCGAGGGCGGCGTCGCCTTCGACCGGTTCACCGTCGGCGGCGGCTTCCGGCTCGCCGAGGGCGAGCAGCACAGCGTGCCGTTCAGCCTGGCGCTGCCGTGGGAGACCCCGATCACCGAGCTGCACGGACAGCCACTGGGCATCGTGCTCGGCGTGCGCACCGAACTGTCGGTGGCGGGCGCCAAGGACAAAGGCGACATCGATCCGCTGACCGTCGGTCCGCTGCCCGCCCAGGAGGCGATCCTCGAAGCGTTCGGCCGACTCGGCTTCGGTTTCAAGTCGGCCGACCTGGAGTACGGGCGCATCGGCGGCACGGGGCAGCAACTGCCCTTCTACCAGGAGATCGAGATCACTCCTTCGCCGCAGTACGCCCACCAGGTGAACGAGATCGAGGTGACGTTCCTCGCCCACCCGGGCGGTATGGAGGTCGTGCTGGAGGCGGACAAGCGTGGCGGCTTCCTCTCCGGCGGCCACGACGCGCTGACCAGGTTCACCGTCGGCCACCACGACTCCCGCGACTGGAACGCCGACGTCGACGACTGGGTACGCCAGTTGGTCGAGCACAGGGCCTCACACGGCGCCTACGGCCACGGCGACCCGTACGCCGGGGGGCACGGCGGGCACTACGGTCACGGCGACCACCACGACGACCACCACCGATCCGGTCCCGGCATGGGGACCGTCGTCGCCGCGGGTGCCGCCGGTCTGGCGGTCGGCGTTGTCGGCGGCATGGTCGCGGCCGAAGTCGTCGACGAGGTCGGTGACTTCTTCGAAGGCGACGAGGAGGACGAGGGCTGA
- a CDS encoding glycosyltransferase family 39 protein — translation MSSTTTRRPGPAAAPSPPGSRERLRRLASRLGPVLAVYGVLKLTGFTVFLVLLDSAGDFREKHVRFGGGARPWDVLGSWDGWWYQQIALHGYDPALEPVPGATGLITLEGNSAAFFPLYPALMRLVMEVTGLGPYGAGMTVSVVCSFVAALGIHAVTARLGGRRAGLVAVGLWAVWPGSGAEWAVYSESLYTALAAWACWAVTTRRWAAAGVLAFAAGLTRPTAVALAAALAVAGLLAVVRRREDWRRPLAAAAIAPLGTAGYLAWVGHRMGDWGGYTKLQEGAWGHTFDYGRHSLDVLTSVPVGHFDYLFAMPMEDIIGVGVVLLVPVLTVLLVRLRPPAVLVVYTVLSYLMVMATQQYFGNVSRYLLPLFPLYVPLALAMRRLSGPVLAAVLGTAAVASGSYAGYVLFELGVP, via the coding sequence ATGAGCAGCACGACGACCCGCCGGCCCGGGCCGGCAGCCGCCCCGTCCCCGCCCGGCTCCCGTGAGCGGCTGCGCCGCCTCGCTTCCCGTCTCGGGCCCGTTCTCGCCGTGTACGGGGTGCTCAAGCTGACGGGCTTCACCGTGTTCCTGGTCCTGCTGGACTCCGCCGGCGACTTCCGGGAGAAGCACGTCAGGTTCGGCGGCGGCGCGCGCCCGTGGGACGTGCTGGGGAGCTGGGACGGCTGGTGGTACCAGCAGATCGCCCTGCACGGTTACGACCCCGCCCTGGAGCCCGTCCCCGGCGCGACCGGACTGATCACCCTGGAGGGCAACTCCGCGGCGTTCTTCCCGCTGTACCCGGCGCTGATGCGGCTGGTCATGGAGGTCACCGGACTCGGCCCGTACGGCGCCGGGATGACCGTCTCCGTGGTGTGCTCGTTCGTCGCCGCGCTCGGCATCCACGCCGTGACCGCGCGGCTGGGCGGGCGCCGGGCCGGGCTGGTCGCCGTGGGTCTGTGGGCGGTGTGGCCGGGGTCCGGCGCGGAGTGGGCGGTGTACTCCGAGTCGCTGTACACGGCGCTGGCCGCCTGGGCCTGCTGGGCCGTGACGACCCGCCGCTGGGCGGCCGCCGGGGTGCTGGCCTTCGCCGCCGGGCTGACCCGGCCCACGGCGGTCGCCCTGGCCGCCGCGCTCGCCGTCGCGGGACTGCTCGCGGTGGTCCGGCGGCGGGAGGACTGGCGGCGCCCGCTGGCCGCCGCGGCGATCGCCCCGCTGGGCACGGCCGGCTACCTGGCCTGGGTGGGGCACCGGATGGGCGACTGGGGCGGCTACACCAAGCTCCAGGAGGGCGCCTGGGGCCACACCTTCGACTACGGACGGCACAGCCTCGACGTGCTGACCTCCGTGCCGGTCGGGCACTTCGACTACCTGTTCGCCATGCCGATGGAGGACATCATCGGGGTCGGGGTGGTGCTGCTGGTGCCGGTGCTGACCGTGCTGCTGGTGCGGCTGCGCCCGCCGGCCGTGCTGGTGGTGTACACGGTGCTGTCGTACCTGATGGTGATGGCCACCCAGCAGTACTTCGGCAACGTCTCGCGTTACCTGCTCCCGCTGTTCCCGCTGTACGTGCCGCTCGCCCTGGCCATGCGCCGGCTGAGCGGGCCCGTGCTGGCCGCGGTGCTGGGCACGGCGGCGGTGGCCTCCGGGTCGTACGCGGGGTACGTCCTCTTCGAGCTGGGTGTGCCGTAG
- a CDS encoding CBS domain-containing protein: MKATEVGAVMTTDVVTAAYGTPLGDVVHALAEHRVGGLPVTDDEDRVIGVISTSDLSRPRSRTAGPDDAPRSWRVRPRRAGRRLLRTVLGRRRPRTAGAVMSAPAVTVGAHATVTEASWIMTGHGVERLPVVDDEGRLVGIVTRGDLLQAVLRTDGGIERAVRRDVLGTALWLTPRALAVTVEDGVVTLTGQVERRSDSDVAVRAASRLDGVVAVVDQLSYRVDDTRPRSAGAVPAPAEPGGRGARP, encoded by the coding sequence ATGAAGGCCACCGAGGTCGGCGCCGTCATGACCACGGACGTGGTCACCGCCGCGTACGGCACCCCGCTCGGGGACGTGGTCCACGCACTCGCGGAGCACCGCGTCGGCGGCCTTCCGGTGACGGACGACGAGGACCGGGTGATCGGCGTGATCTCCACGTCCGACCTCTCGCGCCCCCGCTCCCGCACGGCGGGGCCGGACGACGCCCCTCGCTCGTGGCGGGTCCGGCCGCGCAGGGCGGGCCGCCGCCTGCTCCGTACGGTGCTCGGCCGACGCCGGCCCCGTACGGCGGGCGCGGTGATGTCGGCCCCCGCCGTCACCGTGGGGGCGCACGCCACCGTCACGGAGGCGTCCTGGATCATGACCGGACACGGCGTGGAACGGCTGCCCGTGGTGGACGACGAAGGGCGGCTCGTCGGCATCGTCACCCGTGGCGACCTGCTCCAGGCCGTGCTGCGCACCGACGGCGGCATCGAGCGCGCGGTGCGCAGGGACGTCCTGGGGACGGCCCTCTGGCTGACGCCCCGGGCGCTCGCCGTGACCGTCGAGGACGGGGTGGTGACCCTGACCGGCCAGGTGGAGCGGCGCAGCGACAGCGACGTGGCGGTGCGTGCGGCGAGCCGCCTCGACGGGGTGGTCGCGGTCGTCGACCAGTTGTCGTACCGGGTCGACGACACGCGGCCGCGTTCGGCCGGGGCGGTCCCCGCACCCGCGGAGCCCGGGGGCCGGGGCGCCCGCCCGTGA
- a CDS encoding dsRBD fold-containing protein produces MSHTLEWKTRLHLFEEEGTTKARATLETGTTTLTGHGTAHRNPADPDVPEIGDELAAGRALRDLGRQLLDLAERDVESVGARGGAEAGPVLGWSL; encoded by the coding sequence ATGTCGCACACCCTGGAATGGAAGACCCGCCTCCACCTCTTCGAGGAGGAGGGAACGACGAAGGCACGCGCCACCCTCGAGACCGGGACGACGACCCTCACCGGTCACGGCACCGCCCACCGGAACCCGGCGGACCCGGACGTCCCGGAGATCGGCGACGAACTGGCGGCGGGCCGCGCCCTGCGCGACCTGGGCCGGCAGCTGCTGGACCTCGCGGAACGCGACGTCGAGAGCGTGGGCGCGCGGGGCGGCGCGGAGGCCGGCCCGGTCCTGGGCTGGTCCCTGTGA
- a CDS encoding universal stress protein has product MESPVVVGVDGSAESLAAAAWAAHEAARRGAGLRLLHVRSRHPRQNGTDPARSADHSPARRVLERAAEHVRAVRPDVRVHEVRAEGPAATALARAAEDADPLVLGSRGLGRVAGLLVGSVPLGVVARATRPVVLVRADAAGEEAGPRGDGRQDVVVGVDVIEPCDEVLAFAFEAARRRRTRLRALHAWRAPDRLTPGAAGAGPAGDQERAGEWLRFLSAVLQVWRDKYPDVEVLETVAEGKPAGALLKAASDAQLLVVGHRIAGRSALPRTGPVAHAVIHQARCPLAVVPHG; this is encoded by the coding sequence ATGGAGTCGCCGGTAGTCGTCGGTGTCGACGGTTCCGCCGAGAGCCTGGCGGCCGCCGCATGGGCGGCCCACGAAGCCGCGCGCCGTGGAGCCGGTCTGCGGCTGCTGCACGTGCGGAGCCGGCACCCGCGGCAGAACGGCACGGACCCCGCCCGGTCCGCCGACCACAGCCCGGCCCGGCGGGTCCTGGAAAGGGCGGCCGAACACGTCCGTGCCGTCCGGCCGGACGTACGGGTGCACGAGGTCCGGGCCGAGGGGCCCGCGGCCACCGCCCTCGCGCGGGCCGCGGAGGACGCCGATCCGCTGGTCCTCGGCTCGCGCGGGCTCGGCCGGGTCGCCGGTCTCCTCGTCGGTTCCGTCCCGCTCGGCGTCGTGGCGCGGGCCACCCGTCCCGTCGTCCTCGTACGCGCGGACGCGGCGGGAGAGGAGGCGGGACCGCGCGGGGACGGCCGGCAGGACGTCGTGGTCGGGGTCGACGTCATCGAACCCTGCGACGAGGTGCTCGCCTTCGCCTTCGAGGCCGCCCGCCGGCGCCGTACGCGGCTGCGGGCCCTGCACGCCTGGCGCGCGCCCGACCGGCTCACCCCGGGCGCGGCCGGCGCGGGCCCGGCCGGTGACCAGGAGCGGGCCGGGGAGTGGCTGCGCTTCCTGTCCGCCGTGCTCCAGGTGTGGCGGGACAAGTACCCCGACGTCGAGGTCCTGGAGACGGTGGCCGAGGGCAAACCCGCGGGCGCCCTGCTCAAGGCGGCCTCCGACGCGCAGCTGCTGGTCGTCGGGCACCGGATCGCCGGCCGTTCCGCGCTGCCGCGGACCGGTCCCGTCGCCCACGCCGTGATCCATCAGGCCCGCTGCCCCCTGGCAGTCGTACCGCACGGCTGA
- a CDS encoding hemolysin family protein, with the protein MTVLQLAIGVLTLLTNAFFVGAEFALISVRRSQIEPRALAGEKRARLTLWALEHLSAMMATAQLGITVSSLVLGAVAEPAIAHLLEPPFEAVNVPDALVHPIAFVIALTLATYLHMLIGEMVPKNIALAAPVPSALLLGPPLVWLTRALRPFVFGINAFANVLLRLLRVEPKDEVESVFTDDQLVRMVVDSSEAGLLTPADGERLRDALELGTRPVGEILVPARRMHTVDHTVTPTRLERVAAEAGLSRFPVTGPDGALLGYLHIKDTLGVTERDRPFPPTALHKVTRVRIDTPLDDTLTALRAEGSHLAAAVGENGKVIGFVTMEDVLTELVGPAAPAPA; encoded by the coding sequence ATGACCGTCCTGCAGCTCGCCATCGGTGTCCTCACCCTGCTGACCAACGCGTTCTTCGTCGGCGCGGAGTTCGCCCTGATCTCGGTGCGCCGCAGCCAGATCGAGCCGCGCGCCCTCGCGGGCGAGAAGCGCGCCCGGCTGACCCTGTGGGCGCTGGAACACCTGTCCGCGATGATGGCCACCGCCCAGCTCGGCATCACGGTGTCCTCGCTGGTGCTCGGCGCGGTCGCCGAACCGGCCATCGCGCACCTGCTGGAGCCGCCCTTCGAGGCGGTGAACGTCCCGGACGCCCTGGTCCACCCGATCGCGTTCGTCATCGCCCTGACCCTCGCCACGTATCTGCACATGCTGATCGGCGAGATGGTGCCGAAGAACATCGCGCTCGCCGCGCCGGTGCCCAGCGCGCTGCTGCTGGGCCCGCCGCTGGTGTGGCTCACCCGGGCGCTGCGGCCCTTCGTGTTCGGCATCAACGCCTTCGCCAACGTCCTGCTGCGACTGCTGCGGGTCGAGCCGAAGGACGAGGTGGAGTCGGTGTTCACCGACGACCAGCTGGTCCGGATGGTCGTCGACTCCAGCGAGGCGGGACTGCTCACCCCGGCGGACGGGGAGCGGCTGCGGGACGCGCTGGAACTGGGCACCCGCCCGGTCGGCGAGATCCTCGTCCCGGCCCGGCGGATGCACACCGTCGACCACACGGTCACCCCGACGCGCCTGGAGCGCGTGGCCGCCGAGGCGGGCCTGTCCCGCTTCCCGGTCACCGGCCCCGACGGCGCGCTCCTGGGCTACCTGCACATCAAGGACACCCTCGGCGTGACCGAACGGGACCGGCCGTTCCCGCCCACCGCGCTGCACAAGGTCACCCGGGTCCGCATCGACACCCCGCTCGACGACACGCTCACCGCGCTCCGCGCGGAGGGCAGCCATCTCGCCGCGGCCGTCGGCGAGAACGGCAAGGTCATCGGCTTCGTGACGATGGAGGACGTCCTGACGGAACTGGTCGGCCCGGCGGCCCCGGCCCCGGCCTGA
- a CDS encoding LCP family protein, protein MCSVLVLGVAGAGAWVYKGLDDNIQGADVDDKLGGDRPVNLSPGSKNILVVGSDSRDGDNARYGRGLTTMQSDTLMVVHVPAGRKWATVVSLPRDSWVGIPACDKGDGTTSAPHHAKINEAFAIGGAGGEVAGAAACTIKTVEAGTGLRIDHFVSVDFQGFKGMVNALDGIEVCPERAIHDEKAHLDLEAGCQTVRDEAALGYVRARYSIGDGSDTGRIGRQQEFMQALVEKAQSTLTSPSALYGFLESATESLTTDEDLAGIKPLYGLASELKGIPADRLTFLTVPNYPREADVPTDKANVVWQYPQAADLFTALAKDQEVDKKRFRADARTPVYASSVRVQVLNGTGVSGRAAAVAEKLREAGFTVVGTGNAPATTRTTTVGHPPGLDERAEVLASRLPGVRAGQDTGAAAGTVTLVVGTDLDPEGIR, encoded by the coding sequence GTGTGCTCGGTGCTCGTCCTCGGTGTCGCGGGTGCCGGCGCCTGGGTCTACAAGGGTCTGGACGACAACATCCAGGGTGCCGACGTCGACGACAAGCTCGGCGGCGACCGTCCGGTCAACCTCAGCCCCGGCTCGAAGAACATCCTGGTCGTCGGCTCCGACAGCCGCGACGGCGACAACGCGAGGTACGGCAGGGGCCTGACCACCATGCAGTCGGACACGCTGATGGTCGTGCACGTCCCCGCCGGCCGGAAGTGGGCCACCGTCGTCTCGCTCCCCCGCGACTCGTGGGTGGGGATACCCGCCTGCGACAAGGGCGACGGCACCACGTCCGCCCCGCACCACGCCAAGATCAACGAGGCGTTCGCGATCGGCGGCGCCGGCGGCGAGGTCGCCGGGGCCGCCGCCTGCACCATCAAGACCGTCGAAGCCGGCACCGGCCTGCGCATCGACCACTTCGTGTCCGTCGACTTCCAGGGCTTCAAAGGCATGGTCAACGCCCTGGACGGCATAGAGGTCTGCCCGGAGCGGGCCATCCACGACGAGAAGGCCCACCTGGACCTGGAGGCGGGCTGCCAGACCGTCAGGGACGAGGCGGCGCTCGGCTACGTGCGCGCCCGCTACAGCATCGGCGACGGCTCCGACACCGGGCGCATCGGCCGCCAGCAGGAATTCATGCAGGCGCTGGTCGAGAAGGCGCAGTCCACACTCACTAGCCCGAGTGCGCTGTACGGCTTCCTCGAGTCCGCCACCGAGTCCCTGACCACGGACGAGGACCTGGCCGGCATCAAGCCGCTGTACGGCCTCGCGTCCGAACTCAAGGGCATCCCCGCCGACCGCCTGACCTTCCTCACCGTGCCGAACTACCCGCGCGAGGCCGACGTGCCCACCGACAAGGCCAACGTCGTGTGGCAGTACCCCCAGGCCGCCGACCTGTTCACCGCCCTGGCCAAGGACCAGGAGGTCGACAAGAAGCGATTCCGGGCGGATGCCAGGACCCCTGTGTACGCCTCCTCCGTGCGTGTCCAGGTCCTCAACGGCACCGGTGTTTCCGGGCGCGCCGCCGCTGTCGCCGAGAAGCTGCGCGAGGCCGGCTTCACGGTCGTCGGCACGGGCAACGCCCCGGCGACCACCCGCACCACCACAGTCGGTCATCCGCCGGGTCTGGACGAACGGGCCGAAGTGCTCGCCTCCCGGCTGCCCGGTGTGCGGGCCGGGCAGGACACGGGCGCTGCCGCCGGCACTGTGACCCTGGTCGTCGGAACCGACCTCGATCCCGAGGGCATCCGGTGA
- a CDS encoding phosphoketolase family protein encodes MSVDTHQASAPLGEDELRTLDAHWRAANYLAVGQIYLMANPLLTEPLRPEHVKPRLLGHWGTSPGLNLVYTHLNRVIRARDLDALCVWGPGHGGPAVLAGSWLEGSYTETYPDITRDAAGMARLFKQFSFPGGVPSHVAPETPGSIHEGGELGYSLSHAYGAALDHPDLVVACVIGDGEAETGPLAASWHSNKFLDPVHDGAVLPILHLNGYKIANPTVLARVPDDELDALLRGYGHDPLRVTGDDPAAVHRAMARAMDTALDRIAALQRAAREDGATGRPRWPMIVLRTPKGWTGPAEVDGQPVEGTWRSHQVPLPGVRDDPGHLRQLEAWLRSYRPEELFDEDGRPRADVLACVPDGARRLGSTPYANGGLMLRELPLPPLERHAVPVDKPGVTMHEPTRVLGDLLEDVMRATADRRDFRLVGPDETASNRLQAVYAASGKAWQAGTLDVDEDLDRHGRVMEILSEHTCQGWLEGYLLTGRHGLFSCYEAFVHIVDSMVNQHIKWLRVTRRLPWRAPIASLNYLLTSHVWRQDHNGFSHQDPGFVDHILNKSQEAVRVYLPPDANTLLSVADHCLRSRDYVNVVVAGKQPCFDWLSMEQARTHCARGAGIWDWAGTETGDREPDVVLACAGDVPTQEVMAAAQLLRRHLPELAVRVVNVVDIARLLPREEHPHGMSDFEYDGLFTADKPVIFAYHGYPWLVHRLAYRRTGHQHLHVRGYKEIGTTTTPFDMVVRNDLDRYRLVMDVIDRVPGLAVRAAAVRQRMEDVRLRHHAWIREHGTDLPEVADWTWDG; translated from the coding sequence ATGTCCGTCGACACGCACCAGGCCTCCGCCCCGCTCGGCGAGGACGAGCTGAGGACGCTGGACGCGCACTGGCGCGCCGCGAACTACCTGGCCGTCGGCCAGATCTACCTCATGGCGAACCCCCTGCTCACCGAGCCGCTGCGCCCGGAGCACGTGAAGCCGCGGCTGCTCGGCCACTGGGGCACCTCGCCCGGCCTGAACCTCGTCTACACCCACCTGAACCGGGTGATCCGGGCCCGTGACCTGGACGCCCTGTGCGTGTGGGGGCCCGGGCACGGCGGGCCCGCGGTGCTGGCCGGGTCCTGGCTGGAGGGGTCGTACACCGAGACGTACCCGGACATCACCCGGGACGCGGCGGGGATGGCGCGGCTGTTCAAGCAGTTCTCGTTCCCCGGCGGCGTCCCCAGCCACGTCGCCCCCGAGACCCCCGGCTCCATCCACGAGGGCGGCGAGCTCGGCTACTCCCTGTCCCACGCCTACGGCGCCGCGCTGGACCACCCGGACCTGGTGGTGGCCTGCGTGATCGGCGACGGCGAGGCGGAGACCGGTCCGCTGGCCGCCTCCTGGCACTCCAACAAGTTCCTCGACCCCGTCCACGACGGCGCCGTCCTGCCGATCCTGCACCTGAACGGCTACAAGATCGCCAACCCCACCGTGCTCGCCCGCGTCCCCGACGACGAGCTGGACGCGCTGCTCCGCGGCTACGGCCACGACCCCCTCCGGGTGACCGGCGACGACCCGGCCGCCGTCCACCGGGCGATGGCCCGCGCCATGGACACCGCCCTCGACCGCATCGCCGCCCTCCAGCGCGCCGCGCGCGAGGACGGCGCGACCGGACGCCCCCGCTGGCCGATGATCGTCCTGCGCACCCCGAAGGGCTGGACCGGACCCGCCGAGGTCGACGGACAGCCCGTCGAGGGCACCTGGCGCTCCCACCAGGTGCCGCTGCCCGGCGTCCGCGACGACCCCGGCCACCTGCGGCAGCTGGAGGCGTGGCTGCGGTCGTACCGGCCGGAGGAGCTGTTCGACGAGGACGGCCGCCCCCGGGCCGACGTCCTGGCCTGCGTCCCCGACGGCGCCCGCCGCCTCGGCTCCACCCCGTACGCCAACGGCGGGCTGATGCTGCGCGAGCTGCCGCTGCCGCCGCTGGAGCGGCACGCCGTCCCCGTGGACAAGCCGGGGGTGACCATGCACGAGCCGACCCGTGTGCTCGGCGACCTCCTCGAGGACGTCATGAGGGCCACCGCGGACCGGCGCGACTTCCGGCTGGTCGGCCCCGACGAGACCGCCTCCAACCGCCTGCAGGCCGTGTACGCGGCCAGCGGCAAGGCGTGGCAGGCCGGCACGCTCGACGTGGACGAGGACCTCGACCGGCACGGCCGGGTGATGGAGATCCTCTCCGAGCACACCTGCCAGGGCTGGCTGGAGGGCTACCTCCTCACCGGCCGGCACGGCCTGTTCTCCTGCTACGAGGCGTTCGTGCACATCGTCGACTCGATGGTCAACCAGCACATCAAGTGGCTGCGCGTCACCCGCCGCCTGCCCTGGCGCGCCCCCATCGCCTCGCTGAACTACCTGCTGACCTCGCACGTGTGGCGCCAGGACCACAACGGCTTCTCCCACCAGGACCCCGGCTTCGTCGACCACATCCTCAACAAGAGCCAGGAGGCGGTACGGGTCTACCTGCCGCCGGACGCCAACACCCTGCTGTCGGTCGCCGACCACTGCCTGCGCAGCCGCGACTACGTCAACGTGGTCGTGGCCGGCAAGCAGCCCTGCTTCGACTGGCTGTCCATGGAGCAGGCGCGGACGCACTGCGCGCGCGGCGCCGGCATCTGGGACTGGGCGGGCACCGAGACCGGCGACCGGGAACCCGACGTGGTGCTGGCCTGCGCGGGCGACGTCCCCACCCAGGAGGTGATGGCGGCCGCGCAGCTGCTGCGCCGGCACCTGCCCGAGCTGGCCGTGCGGGTCGTCAACGTGGTCGACATCGCCCGTCTGCTGCCCCGCGAGGAGCACCCGCACGGCATGTCCGACTTCGAGTACGACGGCCTGTTCACCGCGGACAAACCGGTGATCTTCGCCTACCACGGCTACCCGTGGCTGGTCCACCGGCTCGCCTACCGCCGCACCGGGCACCAGCACCTGCACGTGCGCGGCTACAAGGAGATCGGCACCACGACCACGCCGTTCGACATGGTGGTCCGCAACGACCTGGACCGCTACCGGCTGGTCATGGACGTCATCGACCGGGTCCCCGGCCTGGCGGTGCGGGCCGCCGCGGTACGGCAGCGGATGGAGGACGTCCGCCTGCGCCACCACGCGTGGATCCGCGAGCACGGCACCGACCTGCCGGAGGTCGCCGACTGGACCTGGGACGGCTGA